The Ornithorhynchus anatinus isolate Pmale09 chromosome 1, mOrnAna1.pri.v4, whole genome shotgun sequence genome includes a window with the following:
- the LOC100090650 gene encoding mitochondrial mRNA pseudouridine synthase TRUB2-like, which produces MDLHRAHLTKDYTTRGLLGKATDDFSDLGRLVEKTIYDHVTQEKLDRISAVIQGSHQKAVVMRSRLDLKTQGAYELAVKGLIRPMEKTPMPILGIRCLEFSLPKIQCMNETQQRLRRVVHEIGLELKSTAVCTQVRRTRDGAFNVDDALPRTRWDQRSVQETIREVKPHVEEELLKTWEVVLDSETSEGRPASPGLGLESTSGRPPGVGRGCGTAPGPGEGPRGPEADCGSPTAATAPF; this is translated from the coding sequence ATGGACTTGCATCGCGCCCACTTGACCAAGGATTACACAACGCGTGGCCTTCTGGGGAAGGCGACAGATGACTTTTCTGACCTGGGTAGGCTGGTGGAGAAGACAATCTATGATCACGTGACCCAGGAGAAGCTGGACCGCATCTCGGCAGTCATCCAGGGCTCTCATCAGAAAGCGGTGGTGATGCGCTCCAGACTGGATCTGAAGACCCAAGGGGCCTACGAGTTGGCCGTGAAGGGATTGATCCGGCCCATGGAAAAGACGCCGATGCCCATCCTGGGGATCCGATGTCTCGAGTTTTCACTTCCTAAGATCCAGTGCATGAATGAGACCCAACAGCGGCTCCGCCGGGTGGTTCATGAGATCGGGCTGGAGCTGAAGTCGACGGCCGTGTGCACCCAGGTGCGCCGCACCCGAGACGGGGCCTTCAACGTGGACGATGCTCTCCCGAGGACGCGGTGGGACCAGCGCAGCGTCCAGGAGACCATCCGGGAGGtcaagccccatgtggaggaGGAGCTGCTGAAGACCTGGGAGGTGGTCCTGGACTCAGAGACCTCGGAGGGACGCCCAGCCTCCCCAGGCCTGGGGCTAGAGTCCACGTCAGGCCGGCCTCCCGGTGTCGGTCGCGGATGCGGGACGGCGCCCGGGCCGGGAGAAGGTCCCCGGGGCCCCGAAGCGGACTGTGGGAGCCCCACTGCTGCGACCGCTCCTTTCTAG